The following are encoded in a window of Platichthys flesus chromosome 11, fPlaFle2.1, whole genome shotgun sequence genomic DNA:
- the LOC133964571 gene encoding extracellular matrix protein 1-like: MGSSWPVVCSSLLLWVLLSSVSTENFPDEAIAEQLEVTFDLDGEGMDDALLQKEVDWADVFDPKEFPMQRIVESPPVKFDTLFGRGGSRPRPRGHQPKAQPRSFAGPSMDYPVQFPLSRPTLENLQAICVHGERRPRYPDSYFPASGFGQLKRRASAVNNAESWLGICCERNQTWEKEVTLCCATQAWELSVKSFCKEDSSVKDRLYHCCRLTGRDRLNCFNNDSPNPNYEPTEEIPLPPLPSTIDFTFNPNTCQRTVMTPHSVRGKKKMTPSTSQKVDIKFPPGRPTADSIASLCRDQALRPRYSVKCLPGTGYEWLSHQAKTVNRMEKGFKHCCKKKQDVLNCAEQKWSEELDKFCSVKKGGESDFHCCAVEGANDKLNCFHNISPDPHYNMTSEELSLDKICDTHKIIKKKFPVGFPLKGFVEQCCPLSDQDKTICSMQKLVDMSASLCSSGKSSSPAVRRCCRTSSQETPNCISKILMDAITKATKVLRQKKKKSCPIS, translated from the exons ATGGGCTCGTCTTGGCCTGTAGTCTGTTCCAGCCTGCTGCTCTGGGTTTTACTGAGCTCAGTATCCACAG aAAACTTTCCAGATGAAGCCATCGCTGAGCAGCTTGAAGTCACTTTTGACCTTGACGGAGAAG GGATGGATGACGCCCTTCTCCAGAAAGAGGTGGATTGGGCAGATGTCTTCGATCCCAAAG AGTTTCCCATGCAGAGGATAGTGGAGTCTCCACCAGTAAAGTTTGACACCCTGTTTGGGAGAG GGGGTTCCAGACCAAGACCAAGAGGGC ATCAACCAAAGGCTCAGCCCCGTTCCTTTGCGGGCCCTTCTATGGACTACCCTGTTCAGTTTCCCCTCAGCCGCCCGACCCTCGAGAATCTCCAAGCCATCTGTGTCCACGGAGAGCGTCGTCCTCGCTACCCAGACTCTTACTTTCCTGCCTCTGGCTTTGGTCAGCTGAAGAGAAGGGCCTCAGCGGTCAACAACGCAGAGTCCTGGTTGGGCATATGCTGCGAAAGGAACCAGACGTGGGAGAAGGAAGTGACTCTGTGTTGCGCCACACAGGCA tgggagctgtcagtcaaatcCTTCTGTAAGGAAGACTCATCGGTGAAGGACCGTTTGTATCACTGCTGCAGACTTACGGGCCGCGACAGGCTCAACTGCTTCAACAACGACTCTCCCAACCCGAACTACGAGCCCACAGAGGAGATCCCGCTGCCACCGCTGCCCTCTACTATCGACTTCACCTTTAACCCCAACACTTGCCAGAG GACAGTGATGACTCCACACAGTgtcagaggaaagaagaagatgacACCATCTACATCGCAGAAAGTCGACATCAAGTTTCCACCTGGACGACCCACTGCGGATTCTATTGCGTCACTGTGTCGCGACCAGGCCCTTCGTCCCCGCTACAGTGTCAAGTGCCTGCCAGGTACCGGGTACGAGTGGCTGTCTCATCAGGCAAAGACCGTTAATCGAATGGAGAAGGGATTCAAACACTGCTGCAAAAAGAAGCAGGACGTGCTCAACTGTGCTGAACAGAAG TGGAGTGAGGAGCTGGACAAATTTTGCTCGGTTAAGAAAGGTGGCGAGTCGGATTTCCACTGTTGTGCAGTTGAAGGAGCAAATGATAAACTCAACTGCTTCCACAACATTTCTCCTGACCCTCATTATAATATGACTTCCGAGGAGCTCTCACTCGACAAAATCTGCGACACTCACAAGATCATCAAGAAGAA gttcCCTGTTGGTTTTCCTCTCAAAGGCTTTGTTGAGCAATGCTGCCCCCTGTCTGACCAAGACAAGACCATTTGTTCCATGCAAAag CTCGTGGATATGTCAGCGTCCTTGTGTTCATCTGGGAAAAGCTCTTCTCCAGCCGTCCGTCGCTGCTGCCGCACGTCTTCACAAGAAACTCCCAACTGTATATCCAAAATTCTCATGGACGCCATCACCAAAGCAACCAAGGTCTTacgtcagaagaagaagaaaagttgcCCGATCTCCTAA